Proteins from one Nicotiana tabacum cultivar K326 chromosome 23, ASM71507v2, whole genome shotgun sequence genomic window:
- the LOC107768705 gene encoding pathogenesis-related protein PRB1-3-like: MASLLPRSLVGKYSIFLLLCISQTSFSSPHQPLARRLLTTTPRNIVKQYLTPHNKVRAKLGLSPLKWSNKLANYANWWGHQRQGNCELVHSQGDYGENLFWGSGKDWKPRDAVTTWARERPYYDYKSNSCKKNEQCLHYTQIVWKQSTRVGCAKVVCNTGDTLISCNYDPHGNVEGEKPF; encoded by the coding sequence ATGGCATCTTTGCTACCAAGAAGTCTCGTTGGCAAATATAGTATTTTCCTTCTCCTTTGCATATCTCAAACTTCCTTCTCTTCTCCCCATCAACCTTTAGCAAGGCGCCTTTTGACAACCACCCCAAGAAACATAGTGAAACAATACCTTACTCCACACAACAAAGTAAGAGCAAAGCTTGGACTCTCACCCCTCAAATGGAGCAACAAACTTGCAAATTACGCAAACTGGTGGGGACACCAACGACAGGGGAACTGTGAGTTGGTGCATTCCCAAGGCGACTACGGCGAAAACCTCTTCTGGGGGAGCGGCAAGGATTGGAAGCCGCGCGATGCTGTCACCACGTGGGCGAGGGAAAGACCTTATTATGATTATAAGAGTAATTCTTGCAAGAAAAATGAGCAATGCTTGCATTATACACAGATTGTTTGGAAGCAAAGCACAAGAGTTGGTTGTGCAAAAGTTGTATGCAACACTGGGGATACTTTGATTAGTTGCAATTATGATCCTCATGGTAATGTGGAAGGAGAGAAACCCTTTTAA